The following nucleotide sequence is from Brachyspira suanatina.
AACATATTAATATCAAATTTGTATTATATGTATCAATTGATTTATGATTTCATTATTATTTATTTATATTTCTTATTTATTGATAAAAAATATAAATAAAAGCATTGTAAATATAGTTTACAATATTATAATTTATTTATTATAAATTTATAAAGATATCAGGAACTATTTTTAAATTTATTCGTCTAATAATACAAAGTTTATATATAATATGCTATATAGTAACTTGATATTTTTTATTCTAAGTTTATAATATAAAAATTTATAATTATAAAACTTCATAATATGATGAATTTATATTGGGAGCTGGCTGTGAAATTTTATGTTACTCTGGTTTTTACTTTAATATTGACTCTGTCTTTATATTCACAGGATACAAATTTAACTGACAATATTACAAATGATACTATGGCATCAAATGAGGCTCCAGAAATAAAAAAAATCTCTATAACTTTGGAAGATGCTTTGATGATGGCTTTTGATGCTAGTAAAACATTAAAACAAGCAGAATATGATGTAAGGATAGCACAGGTTCAAAAAGATGCTTCTTTTTCTGATTTATTTATGCCTTCTTTGAGTGTAAGCGGCGGATTAAATTTGGCAGAATCCAAAGAATATTCTATTAATGAGGTGAATACAGGTATTTATTCTAGCCCTGATACTTGGTCTGCTTCTGCTACTTTATCCAAAACTCTATTTACAGGATTTAGAAATTGGAATACAGACAGAGCAAGAGATGTTAATTTAAAAATGAAAAAAGATACATATTATGATGAAAGACTTAATGTAGATCTTAATACAAAATTAAATTTTTATAATACATTTGTGGCTCAGGAAAATTACAGAGTATATTTACAGCAGCAGCTTAATTATAGTAATAGAATGAGAGAATCATATATCAAATATAGAAACGGACAAGTTTCAGAATATGAATATTTGAACGCCAAAGTACAATATGAAACTACAAAACCTCAAGTTATAACTTTAAGCAATCAATATCAAAGTTTGAAATTAACATTTATTAGACAAATAGGATTAACTAATATTGCTGATGAGGTAGATTTAGTAGGAAATATATTGGATGCTACTAATATAGCATTGCCTGATATGGCTTATGATGATTTACTTACTGTTATAATGAATAATAATATAGAATTAAAAAATATGGCTAGTAATTTAGAGATGTTAGAGTATAATAGGAAAGTAGCAAGAAGTTATTTATGGCCGACTTTATCAGCAAATGCTAATGTAGGTATTACTACTGTAGATAAAATAAAAATGGAGAATGGTACATTTAAGAAAAATAGACAAGGTGAATTTAATTGGGGAGTTGGTTTTTCTCTTAATTATAGTCTTGATTCTCTTTTGCCATTTTCTTCTACAGCAAAAAATGCCGAAGAAATTGAACTTAGCATAAAGCAAATGGAAGTAAGCTATGATGAGTTAAGAGATACTATAGAAATAAACAGCAGAGATTTAATTTCCACTGCGAGATCTCAGGCGGTGAATTTACAGTCGCAGGCAGAAAATGCCAGAACAGCAGCTTATGCTTTACAGATGGCTCAAAGACAGTATCGCGGAGGTACAATATCTACACTTGAACTTAATGATGCTGAAATTACATATTTGAATGCTCAGCTTGCATATTTACAGGCTATATATGATTATTTTTCAAGCACTTTACAAATACTAAAACTTTTGGGAGCTTAAGGAGATTATGATGAGAAGAATAAGTATTATAATATTATCAATCGTTTTAATTTTATCTGTTTCTTGTAAGAAAGCAGCAGTAGATTTGAAGAAAAAAGAAAATCCTATAAGTGTATTGGTAGCAGCACCTATAAAACAGCCTTTAGAGGAATATCTGGATTTATCAGCAGAGATTAAAGCTATCAAAGAGGTAGAAATATCATCTGATGTACCAGGAAAAATCGCTAATATATTAAAATATGAAGGAAGTTTTGTTAATAAAGGCGATACAATAGCGTTAATAGATAGATTTGTAATAGGTGCTAATTATGCTTATGCTCCTGCAAGAACTCCTATTTCCGGATATGTTACAACTACATATATGGCAGTAGGTGCCTCAATAGCTGCTTCTACTCCTATAGCAAATGTTGCTGATATTAGCCAATTAGAAGTAGAAATACAAGTTCCTGAACGTTCTATCGCCGGAATAGAATTAGGACAAAAAGTAATTATAAGAGTTCCTTCAGCTCCTAATAAAGAAATAGAAGCTACTATTACTAAAAGAGATTATGCAGTTAATCCTTCTACTCGTACCTTGATGGTAAAAGCTTTAATAGATAATAAAGAAAGACTTCTATTACCTGGAATGTTTTCTGATGTATCAATACTTTTGAATTCTGCTGATAATGTATTTGTTATACCAAACAGTGCTATGTTCAGCGATGATTTAGGTAAGAATTATATATATGTTGTTAAAGAAGATAATTCAAATAACCCTCCATCAGAAGTTCAGGTAGCAAATTCAACTAATGTAAAATATAGAGCATATACAAGAGAAGTTAATGTATTATTCACTTCTAAGGATAAAGTAGCTTTAAGCGGCGGACTTGAAGAGGGAGAAGAGGTTGTAATGTTCGGACGTGAATTCTTAAAAAATGGATCATTAGTTAATAGAATAGAAAATGACCCTACTATTTTAGAATATATTACTCCTCCTACAGCAGTTGCTTCAGCTGATACTAATATAACACAAAAAGTACAGCAGTCTGCAGCAAAACCAGCAGCAAATACAAATACTACTGTAAAAAATAATACAGCAACTCAAAAACCAGCTACTACTGCAAAACCAGCTGCTACTGTAAGAAATAATACACCTGCTGCTACAAAGCCTAATACGGCAACTACAGTAGAAAAACCAAAACAAACTGAAACAAATACTTCTAATAATGATGATGCTATATATTCAATTGGAGGTTAATTTTTCTTATTATGGTTATAGTTTTAATTAAATAAGGAGCGATTATGAGAAGTTTTATTGAATTAATAGTAAAAAGACCCGTAGCTGTTTTTATGGGTATAGTTGCTGTTGTTATACTTGGTGTTGTTAGTCTTTCAAGGCTTCCTGTCGACTTTTTACCTGACATGGAATTGCCTTTTATTAGTATTAGGACAACTTATGATAATGCTGGTCCTGAAGAGGTAGAAAAATCTGTTTCTAGGATCATAGAATCAGCTGTTTCTTCAGTTAATAATATTAAAGAGGTAAGTTCCTCTTCAGAAGAGGAAGAATCAAGAGTTTTTATAGAATTTAACTGGGGAAGTGATTTAGCTTCTGCCACAGCTGATATTAGAGAGGCAATAGACAGAATAAGAAAATCTTTGCCTGATGATGCTGAAAGCCCTGCCGTTTATAAATTCTCCACAGATAATATTCCGGTTATGGAAATATCTTTCTATGGTACAGATAATTTATCCGCTTTATACAATTTAGTTGATAATCAGATATTAACTAGTATAGAACAGGTTGGCGGTGTTGCTATGGCTGAGATTAGAGGAGGACTTAAAACTCAGATTAAAGTTGATGTTGATATGAACAGACTTCAGGCTTACGGACTTGATATCAACTCTATAGTAAGCACATTAGCTATGGAGAATCAGAATATATCAGGCGGTGAAACTTATGAGGGAGTTTATAAATATACTTTAAGAACTACAGGTGAGTTCAAAACTGTTAATGATATAGGAAATGTTGTTGTGGCATTAAAAACAAATAGTACTCCTATAAGACTTAGAGAATTAGCTACAATTTATGAAGGTTATGATGAAGACGGCGATGTAATGAAAGTAAATGGTACTCCTGCCGTTAACGTTTCTATAAATAAAGAATCAGGTGCAAATACTGTTGCTGTTTCTGATGGTATAAAGAAAAGATTAGATTCTCTCAATTTACCTGAAGGTATAAAATATGAGGTATTATTCAATAGTGCTGATAATGTTAATAATGCAATAAAAGGGGTTCTTGATACTGCTTGGCAGGGAGGATTATTTGCTGTTATTATTCTTATGATATATTTATGGAATGTAAGAACTGTACTTATAATAGCTGTATCAATTCCTATGTCTATAATTGTTACATTTACTTTGATGTACTTCTTTGGAACTACTTTGAATATCATATCGCTTTCAGGACTTGTACTTGGTATTGGTATGATGGTTGATAACTCCATTGTTGTACTTGAGAATATATTCTTCTATAGGAATAATGGTTATGGTAAATATTCATCTGCTATAGATGGTACTTCTACAGTGGCACTTGCTATATCTGCTTCTACTCTTACTACAATAGCAGTATTTTTACCTTTCCTTTTCGTTGAAGGTCAAACTGGACAGATGTTCAGAGACTTATGTATTACAGTTACTGTTTCTATGATAGCTTCTTTAGCTGTTGCTTTGACAGTTGTTCCTATGCTTGGTGCAAGACTTGTAACTACTAAAAAATCTAAATTCTTATCTAAATTTGAGAATTTCTTTGATAAATATTTCCATTCTAAAGTGAATTATATATATGAAAAAGTATTAACTTTCTCTGTTCATCATAAAAACAGAGTATTAATTCCTGTTATAACTATAGTATTTGCTGTTATAGTAGTAGGATTAATATTCATAGGTAAGGAAGGATTCCCTGAATCTGATGAAGGTCAGTTTAGAGCAAGCATTACTATGCCTGTAGGTACTAGAAAAGAGCAGACTGGGGCATTTGTTGATAGAATGAGAAAAGATGTAGAGGAAGTTGTAGGAAAAGATTTAAGCAGAATTCAGACAAGATCAAGATCAGGTTCTGATGCCAACAGAGGTGAAATAAGAGCAAAACTTATAGATAAATCAGCTGGAAGAACTAAAGAAACAGAGGAATATGTTGAGCTTGTAAGGAAAAAATTAGCAAGCTATCCTGCTACTATCAATGTTGACTCTGTAACTAGTATGAAAGGCGGCGGAAACAGTGATTCAAGCGGTATAGATATAGATATAGTTGGTGAAGATTTGGTAAGAGCTAGAGAATTAGCAAACAATGTAATAGCAGCATTACAAGATGTTCCGGGACTTAGAGATGTTCGTCTTAAAAAAAGTGATGCTAGTCCAGAACTTAATGTTGTAATCAATAGAGATTTGGCTTCAAAGATGGGACTTAATATAAATACTGTTGCTAATTCTATTAAAACAAGTTTCGGAGGTACTACTGCTACAAGAATGACTCCGGATAATTCAGATGTTACTGATATTGATGTTATAGTAAGACTTAATGAAAGAGACAGAATAAATATAGAAGATGTTAAGAGAATGCTTATACCAACTCCAAGCGGTATGGTTCCTATATCAGCAGTTGCTAGTGTAGATAAAAATTTTGCTCCTACAGAGATAACAAGAAAAAATGACAGCAGAATCACTTCTATTACTGCTTCAGGTTATGGAAGACCTATGAATCAGATAATGAATGATGTACAGGCTGCTATCAATCAAAAAGTTTTTGTACCTTCAGGATTTACTATAGTTTATTCAGGAGATTATGAGGACATGCAGGAAGCATTCGGACAGCTTTTACAGGCTTTATTCTTAGCTTTAGTATTAGTTTATGCTATTATGGCTAGTCAGTTTGAATCTTATATAGCTCCTTTCGTTATCGCTCTTGCTATACCTTTCGGATTTGCTGGTTCTCTTGTATTGCTTCTCATTGCAGGACAAACTTTAAGCGTATACAGTGGTATAGGTGTTATAGTTCTTATAGGTATTGTAGTTAACAATGGTATTGTACTGATAGACTATATGAATCAGCTTATGCATGAAAGAAAAATCAATGGAGATAAAGCAGCTTTGATTGCAGGTCCTAGAAGATTAAGACCGGTTTTGATGACTTCTCTTACAACTATATTAGGACTTCTTCCTATGGCTTTATCCAACGGTGAAGGTAATGAGATGTATCAGCCTTTATCATTAGCTGTTCTTGGAGGTTTGACAGTTTCTACTATGTTTACTCTTGTTATAGTACCTACTGTTTATGCGGCTATTAGAAATAGAATACCTCTTAAAGACTATGATGCTAAAGACTTGGCTAGTGTTGAAACTGGTACAGGTATAGATGATGCTTTGAGTACTCCAGGTAAATAATAGATAAACATAAATAAAAGATAAGGGCTTGAGTATATACTTAAGCCCTTTATTTTTTGTATTTATTTTATTTGTTAAAAATACAGTTTTTATATTTTAACGCACGGTGAACAGAATTTCTAATATAAAAAAAATTAAATTACACATAATACTATATTCTTAATTTAGCTTTTCGTGCGGTGAGTAAAATAATAATTTAAAAAAATCTTGGGCGGGCAGCTAAAAAATTCTAATTAGGCATTGAATAAAAATTAAATTGAAATTGAAAATTAAAGCTATAAGCCTAAAGGGCGGGCAGTAAAATTAAAGTAAAAAATAATAGCATAAAAAAGGATGCATTATTTATATGCGCCCTCTAAACTAACAAAATTCAACAAATAAAATATTAGAATCTTATACCAAGTTGAGCACCTAAATCTACACTAGATAGTTTAAAGTTATGAGTTTTACTTTCCATAAATGGTATATCATAAGCAATATAAATACCAGCTGTTAAATTAAGAGGTAAAATGAAATCAAGAGCTACTTTTACATAAGGTATAAAAGGCTTATTAAATTCTTTGTATATAGTTTTTGTATCATACATACTAGCTTGACCTATACTGTCACTGCCTTCTTTACTGTACATAAGCCCGGCTATAGGAAATTTAAATCCTCCGCCTACACCTATAGATATGAAAGCTAAATCTATTCTAGGAAGCAAACCAAGATGGAAACTGTCAAAAGAAGCACCATATCTTCCTTTTTCTCCTTTTAATCCAAAAGCAAATACATCTTTTTGATAACCTATATCAAGTCCTATTCCTAAAGCTATATTGCTTATTCCAAAATAATATCCAGGTATAACATGAATACCAAATTCAAATCCCGCATCTGATTTTGTATATTTGGACGATGTACCAGTATATGTTCCTAAACTTACTCCGAAAGGAAATAGAACATTTACCTCAAATCCAGTTTTTGCCATCAAATTTCCGCTTAAGGCAATAATTAATAAGCTTGCAATTGTTATTATTTTTTTCATTTTTTATAGTCCTTTATATTTTATTGTCCTATATATTCGACAATAGCTATAATATATTTATAATAAAAAAATTATGATAAAAAAGAGGAATACATATCATTAAATATGCATTCCTCAAATATTATTTTCTATTAATTTAATTTTGATTAGAATCTTAATCCAATTTCAGCACCTAAATCGAAAGATGACATTTTAACATTATTGGCAGGGTCTTTATATTCAACTAAAGGTATATCATAAGTAGCATATACACCCAAAACCAAATTGAAAGGAAGCATAAAGTCAACAACTCCTTTAATATAAGGTATATATGGATTTTTAAAGTTTTCTTTTATTTTATTTAAATTATATTTTTCAGAAGTTTCTGAGCCATTTCCTTCATTAAAATAGCTTCTTCCTCCTAAAGGTATTTTTACACCAGCACCTACACCTATAGAAACAAAAGCAACATCTAATCTAGGAAGTACACCTATCATTAAACTGTCAAAAGTTACTCCGCCTTTTAAATTTTGATCCATTGCAGATTTGAATGCGAATACATCTCTGTTATATCCTAAATCTAAGCCTAAACCGAATGATAACATATCAAAACCAAAGTAATATGCAGGCTGAACATGTACTCCAAATTCAAATCCGACATCAGATTTTAAATTTTTAGCATCATTACCGCTAAAATGACTGAAACTTGCTCCAAGAGGCACCATTATACCTAAACTAAATCCTGTTTTTGCCATAAGTCCGCTGCTTAAGCTCATAATTAATATACTTGTTATTATAATTAATTTTTTCATTTTATTTTCTCCTAAAATAATTTATGTATCTATCTATATATAAAATTATAAGCATAAAAAATAAACTATATATAGTTTGTTTTTAGTTCATTTATTCTATATGCTATAATATAATTTGAATTATTTAATATAATTAAATTGTAAGAATAATCTAACTTTTTTCAAGTATTTTTTGTATATTTTTAATTTTCGACCGAATGGTTAAAATGTACAAAAGTTGTAGATATAAAATGAATATTTCTTTTTTAAGAATAGAACTTTAATTTTTTTATTATTAGTTAAATAAAAAAGGATATTTATTTATATAAATAAATAAATAAATAAATAAATAAATATCCTTTTGCTTTATTATTATTTTATTTAATAGCTATTAAAAAGTTACGTTATAGAATTATTCCAAATAAAATTATTAGGTGTTATTTCTATAGTAAATGTTATTTTTGAATCTGTAGTATTAACTGTATCAGTAAAACCTTTAGTTTTAAAACTGTCTATATTAAATTCATTATTTTTTGGTGTCATTATAATAGTAAATGATATTGGTTGTTCTGGATAAGTAGGCTTATCAGATGTGATTACTTGATAATTTATTTTGGAATTTTCCATTTGATTTAAGTAATAGTTTATAGTTTTTTGAACAGTTTCTACACTTGTAGAGCTAGTAGTTCCTCCGCTTTCTCCTGTTGCGCTAACTTTAAAATAGTTAGGTTTTTCTGAAGTAGTAAAATTTATATGATCTAATTTTATTGTACCATATTCAGCTAAGTTTAGATTATATAATCCTGATATTTCATTTTGAAAATCTTCAAAAGTAATTATTGTTGTTGTTGGTTCTGTTACTTTGTTTCTATTACAGCTGACAGCCAATATTAAAACAAATAAAAGAGATAAAAAAATTTTTTTATTCATAATTTCTCCAATATTTTAAATTATATCTTATAATATGTTATCAGATTATAGCTTAAAGTCAATATTTAACTTTATTATTTTTATATCAGAAATGTAATATTATCTAAGCTATATAAAGATATCTTATAACTTTATTTAATTTTTTTATGTATAATAAATTAAACTTTCGACTAAATTGTTAAAACATACAAAAGTTATGAAATACCATTGCAATAAATAAAAAATAGTTATATGTTTCTTTATCTAGTCATTTAAATTTTTGTTTAAAATCTCATAGTTAGATAAAAAATCTAATAAGGACTTAAAGAAATATGCAAGAAAAAATCAATGAATTAAGAAAAAGAAAAGAAAAGATAGAAGAAGGTGGCGGTAAAGAAAAAAACGAAGAACGCCATAAAAAAGGTAAATTAACAGCAAGAGAACGTATATTACAGCTTTTAGATGAAGGTACTTTCTGCGAGATTGATGCTTTTATAGAACATAGATGCAGTGATTTCGGTATGGAAAAGAATAAAGTTCCAGGCGAAGGTGTAGTTACAGGATACGGTAAAATAAACGGAAGACAAGTATGTATATATGCTCAGGACTTTACTGTTATAGGCGGTTCTTTAGGACAAATGCATGCTGCTAAGATTTGTAAGGTACAGGATATGGCTATAAAATTAGGATGTCCTTGTATAGGTATTAATGATTCGGGCGGAGCTAGAATACAAGAGGGTATTGATTCATTAAGAGGTTACGGTGATATATTCTATAGAAATGTTCAGGCTTCAGGAGTTATACCTCAAATATGTGTTATAATGGGACCTTGTGCAGGCGGGGCAGTTTATTCTCCTGCATTAATGGACTTTATATTCATGACTGATAAAGGTTCAAATATGTTTATAACAGGACCTCAGGTAGTAAAAGCTGTAACAGGCGAACAGGTTTCTGCAGAAGAGCTTGGAGGTGCTTTTGTTCATAGCAAAACTTCAGGAGTTGCTTCTTTGATGTTCCCTGATGAAGTTTCTACATTAGAAGGCGTTAAAAAATTATTATCTTATATACCTCAGAATAATTTGGAAGATGTGCCTTTAGAAAATACAGACGATGATCCTAACAGAGTAGATGAAGAATTATCAAATGTTCTTCCAGACAGTCCAAATAAACCTTATGATATAAAAGAAATAATAAAAAGAGTTGTAGATAATGGAGAGTTTTTTGAACTTCAGCCTTTATTTGCTACTAATATAGTTATATGTTTTGCCCGTCTTGACGGAAAATCAGTTGGTATAATAGCCAATCAGCCTAATTCTATGGCTGGAGTATTAGATATTAATGCTGCAGATAAAGCTGCAAGATTCATTCGCTTCTGCGACAGCTTTAATATTCCATTGGTTACATTAGTTGATACAGCAGGATATTTACCTGGTGTAGGACAGGAGCATAATGGAGTTATAAGACATGGTGCTAAACTTTTATATGCTTATTCAGAGGCTACTGCACCAAAAATCACTCTTATAATAAGAAAGTCTTATGGCGGAGCTTATATAGCTATGTGTTCTAAGCATTTAGGTGCTGATATGGTTTATGCTTGGCCTTCTGCTGAGATCGCTGTTATGGGACCGGATGGCGCTGCTAATATCATATTCAAAAAAGAGATAGATAATGCTCAGGATCCTAAAAAAGTAAGAGCTGAAAAAATAGAAGAATATAAAAAAGAATTTGCTAATCCTTACAGAGCTGCTGTTAGAGGTTATGTAGATGATGTAATAGAGCCTGAATATACTAGAAG
It contains:
- a CDS encoding efflux RND transporter periplasmic adaptor subunit, with amino-acid sequence MMRRISIIILSIVLILSVSCKKAAVDLKKKENPISVLVAAPIKQPLEEYLDLSAEIKAIKEVEISSDVPGKIANILKYEGSFVNKGDTIALIDRFVIGANYAYAPARTPISGYVTTTYMAVGASIAASTPIANVADISQLEVEIQVPERSIAGIELGQKVIIRVPSAPNKEIEATITKRDYAVNPSTRTLMVKALIDNKERLLLPGMFSDVSILLNSADNVFVIPNSAMFSDDLGKNYIYVVKEDNSNNPPSEVQVANSTNVKYRAYTREVNVLFTSKDKVALSGGLEEGEEVVMFGREFLKNGSLVNRIENDPTILEYITPPTAVASADTNITQKVQQSAAKPAANTNTTVKNNTATQKPATTAKPAATVRNNTPAATKPNTATTVEKPKQTETNTSNNDDAIYSIGG
- a CDS encoding outer membrane beta-barrel protein, yielding MKKLIIITSILIMSLSSGLMAKTGFSLGIMVPLGASFSHFSGNDAKNLKSDVGFEFGVHVQPAYYFGFDMLSFGLGLDLGYNRDVFAFKSAMDQNLKGGVTFDSLMIGVLPRLDVAFVSIGVGAGVKIPLGGRSYFNEGNGSETSEKYNLNKIKENFKNPYIPYIKGVVDFMLPFNLVLGVYATYDIPLVEYKDPANNVKMSSFDLGAEIGLRF
- a CDS encoding efflux RND transporter permease subunit; the protein is MRSFIELIVKRPVAVFMGIVAVVILGVVSLSRLPVDFLPDMELPFISIRTTYDNAGPEEVEKSVSRIIESAVSSVNNIKEVSSSSEEEESRVFIEFNWGSDLASATADIREAIDRIRKSLPDDAESPAVYKFSTDNIPVMEISFYGTDNLSALYNLVDNQILTSIEQVGGVAMAEIRGGLKTQIKVDVDMNRLQAYGLDINSIVSTLAMENQNISGGETYEGVYKYTLRTTGEFKTVNDIGNVVVALKTNSTPIRLRELATIYEGYDEDGDVMKVNGTPAVNVSINKESGANTVAVSDGIKKRLDSLNLPEGIKYEVLFNSADNVNNAIKGVLDTAWQGGLFAVIILMIYLWNVRTVLIIAVSIPMSIIVTFTLMYFFGTTLNIISLSGLVLGIGMMVDNSIVVLENIFFYRNNGYGKYSSAIDGTSTVALAISASTLTTIAVFLPFLFVEGQTGQMFRDLCITVTVSMIASLAVALTVVPMLGARLVTTKKSKFLSKFENFFDKYFHSKVNYIYEKVLTFSVHHKNRVLIPVITIVFAVIVVGLIFIGKEGFPESDEGQFRASITMPVGTRKEQTGAFVDRMRKDVEEVVGKDLSRIQTRSRSGSDANRGEIRAKLIDKSAGRTKETEEYVELVRKKLASYPATINVDSVTSMKGGGNSDSSGIDIDIVGEDLVRARELANNVIAALQDVPGLRDVRLKKSDASPELNVVINRDLASKMGLNINTVANSIKTSFGGTTATRMTPDNSDVTDIDVIVRLNERDRINIEDVKRMLIPTPSGMVPISAVASVDKNFAPTEITRKNDSRITSITASGYGRPMNQIMNDVQAAINQKVFVPSGFTIVYSGDYEDMQEAFGQLLQALFLALVLVYAIMASQFESYIAPFVIALAIPFGFAGSLVLLLIAGQTLSVYSGIGVIVLIGIVVNNGIVLIDYMNQLMHERKINGDKAALIAGPRRLRPVLMTSLTTILGLLPMALSNGEGNEMYQPLSLAVLGGLTVSTMFTLVIVPTVYAAIRNRIPLKDYDAKDLASVETGTGIDDALSTPGK
- a CDS encoding acyl-CoA carboxylase subunit beta, translating into MQEKINELRKRKEKIEEGGGKEKNEERHKKGKLTARERILQLLDEGTFCEIDAFIEHRCSDFGMEKNKVPGEGVVTGYGKINGRQVCIYAQDFTVIGGSLGQMHAAKICKVQDMAIKLGCPCIGINDSGGARIQEGIDSLRGYGDIFYRNVQASGVIPQICVIMGPCAGGAVYSPALMDFIFMTDKGSNMFITGPQVVKAVTGEQVSAEELGGAFVHSKTSGVASLMFPDEVSTLEGVKKLLSYIPQNNLEDVPLENTDDDPNRVDEELSNVLPDSPNKPYDIKEIIKRVVDNGEFFELQPLFATNIVICFARLDGKSVGIIANQPNSMAGVLDINAADKAARFIRFCDSFNIPLVTLVDTAGYLPGVGQEHNGVIRHGAKLLYAYSEATAPKITLIIRKSYGGAYIAMCSKHLGADMVYAWPSAEIAVMGPDGAANIIFKKEIDNAQDPKKVRAEKIEEYKKEFANPYRAAVRGYVDDVIEPEYTRSYLINALHLLASKRETRLPRKHGNIPL
- a CDS encoding TolC family protein; amino-acid sequence: MKFYVTLVFTLILTLSLYSQDTNLTDNITNDTMASNEAPEIKKISITLEDALMMAFDASKTLKQAEYDVRIAQVQKDASFSDLFMPSLSVSGGLNLAESKEYSINEVNTGIYSSPDTWSASATLSKTLFTGFRNWNTDRARDVNLKMKKDTYYDERLNVDLNTKLNFYNTFVAQENYRVYLQQQLNYSNRMRESYIKYRNGQVSEYEYLNAKVQYETTKPQVITLSNQYQSLKLTFIRQIGLTNIADEVDLVGNILDATNIALPDMAYDDLLTVIMNNNIELKNMASNLEMLEYNRKVARSYLWPTLSANANVGITTVDKIKMENGTFKKNRQGEFNWGVGFSLNYSLDSLLPFSSTAKNAEEIELSIKQMEVSYDELRDTIEINSRDLISTARSQAVNLQSQAENARTAAYALQMAQRQYRGGTISTLELNDAEITYLNAQLAYLQAIYDYFSSTLQILKLLGA